The proteins below come from a single Halobacillus salinarum genomic window:
- a CDS encoding ThuA domain-containing protein, translating to MNVVVWNENRHEKSNETVAEIYPHGIHGAIAGFLEEENVSVTTATLDEEEHGLTDEVLNNADVLVWWGHMAHEEVSEEIAEKVKQRVLDGMGLVVLHSAHFSKVFKKLMGTSCDLKWREADEKERMWVVDPTHPITEGIGEYIELEKEEMYGEHFDIPAPDELVFVSWFEGGEVFRSGATFKRGKGRIFYFRPGHETYPTYHNKEVQTVIKNGVKWVNSTNTPTPVYGNAKPLETINN from the coding sequence ATGAACGTAGTAGTATGGAATGAAAATCGACACGAGAAAAGCAACGAAACGGTAGCAGAAATTTATCCGCATGGTATTCATGGCGCAATTGCCGGTTTTTTAGAAGAAGAAAATGTAAGCGTTACAACAGCCACACTTGATGAAGAAGAACACGGATTGACGGACGAAGTGCTAAACAACGCGGATGTTCTTGTATGGTGGGGCCACATGGCTCATGAGGAAGTCTCTGAAGAAATTGCAGAAAAAGTAAAACAACGTGTGCTCGATGGCATGGGACTTGTAGTGCTGCACTCGGCTCACTTTTCTAAAGTATTCAAAAAGCTGATGGGGACTTCCTGTGATTTGAAATGGCGGGAAGCAGATGAGAAGGAACGCATGTGGGTCGTTGATCCAACTCATCCCATCACCGAAGGCATTGGCGAATACATTGAGCTTGAAAAAGAAGAAATGTATGGCGAGCACTTTGATATTCCCGCACCAGATGAACTCGTTTTTGTCAGCTGGTTTGAAGGCGGAGAGGTGTTCCGCAGCGGAGCCACCTTTAAACGCGGGAAAGGCAGAATCTTTTATTTCCGCCCCGGTCATGAAACGTATCCAACTTACCACAATAAAGAGGTACAAACAGTCATCAAGAATGGTGTGAAATGGGTGAATAGCACAAACACACCAACTCCTGTATACGGAAACGCTAAACCACTGGAAACCATCAATAATTAA
- a CDS encoding Gfo/Idh/MocA family protein, which yields MTTLKIAVIGCGSIAQHRHLPEYDMNSNVEITAVCDIVEERAKEVAEKFGAESVYTDYHTLLEQENVDAVSVCTPNYLHAPVSIAALKAGCHVLCEKPMATSKEEAEEMIQAAEQNGRKLMIGHNQRFVPSHQKAKELIQAGELGKIYSFRTTFGHGGPEGWSAEGKDTWFFKKDKAFIGAMGDLGVHKADLLRYLLGEEFVDVAGFVENNAKENITVDDNAVCILRSESGIVGTLTASWAYKPNEDNSTVIYGEKATLRLEDDPKYSLIAHYTDGSTVNYELGQIQSNDEGGQSNSHVVEHFVESILKDTDPLINGEEGMKSLEIILGAMKSGETRQISSLEKVVK from the coding sequence ATGACTACATTGAAAATCGCTGTAATTGGCTGCGGGAGCATTGCCCAGCATCGCCACTTGCCGGAATATGACATGAATTCAAATGTAGAAATTACGGCCGTTTGCGACATCGTTGAAGAAAGAGCAAAAGAAGTTGCAGAAAAGTTTGGAGCAGAATCGGTGTACACGGATTATCATACACTCCTTGAACAAGAAAATGTGGATGCAGTCAGCGTGTGCACGCCGAACTATTTACATGCCCCTGTATCGATTGCCGCATTAAAGGCTGGCTGCCATGTGCTTTGTGAAAAGCCGATGGCTACTTCTAAAGAAGAAGCCGAAGAAATGATTCAGGCAGCGGAGCAAAATGGCAGAAAGCTTATGATTGGTCACAACCAGCGTTTTGTACCAAGTCACCAAAAAGCGAAAGAATTGATTCAAGCAGGCGAACTTGGAAAAATTTACAGCTTCCGCACGACCTTTGGCCACGGCGGACCAGAAGGCTGGAGTGCTGAAGGGAAGGACACGTGGTTCTTTAAAAAAGACAAGGCATTTATCGGTGCGATGGGAGATCTTGGCGTACATAAAGCCGACTTGCTTCGTTATCTGTTAGGGGAAGAATTCGTCGACGTTGCCGGTTTTGTCGAAAACAATGCCAAAGAAAATATTACGGTCGATGATAATGCCGTATGCATTCTCCGCAGTGAGAGCGGGATTGTAGGTACGTTGACAGCAAGCTGGGCTTACAAGCCGAATGAAGATAACTCCACGGTTATTTACGGTGAAAAGGCGACCCTTCGTCTTGAGGATGATCCTAAGTATTCCTTAATCGCTCACTACACGGACGGAAGCACAGTGAATTATGAGCTTGGTCAAATCCAGTCTAATGACGAAGGCGGCCAGTCCAATTCCCATGTCGTTGAGCATTTTGTGGAGAGCATCCTTAAGGATACGGATCCATTGATCAATGGGGAGGAAGGCATGAAATCACTAGAAATCATTCTCGGCGCTATGAAATCGGGAGAGACACGTCAAATCAGCAGTTTGGAGAAGGTAGTCAAATGA
- a CDS encoding Gfo/Idh/MocA family protein, whose translation MTLLKMGIIGAGGIAQDRHIPSYLKLKNKVELTAVQDVNEARAKEAAEKFHIPNVFSNYHDLFKEVDAVTICTPNKFHAEIAVAALEAGVHVLCEKPMAMTTTECQAMIDAANRYDSVLSIGYHFRHMHESQVAKKAIINNEIGDPLVTRVQAMRRRKVPGWGVFTNKELQGGGSLIDFGCHLLDLALWLLDDPKPVEVMGRAYDRLSKTPGQVNDWGEFDHETFNVDDHVTAYIAFENGLSMQFECSWAANIKEDNTTLSISGVDGGLSVFPFELYQAKYGELWDSQVKLRGGADDFGLKQAENFVDSCMGAADLVVEPEQALKVTQLMEAIYASSKTGTSIKL comes from the coding sequence ATGACGTTATTAAAAATGGGGATTATCGGTGCAGGGGGAATTGCCCAGGACCGCCACATTCCCTCCTACTTAAAGCTGAAAAATAAAGTTGAACTAACAGCTGTACAAGATGTAAATGAGGCACGAGCGAAAGAAGCAGCTGAAAAATTTCATATTCCCAACGTTTTTTCAAACTATCATGACTTGTTTAAAGAGGTTGATGCCGTCACAATTTGTACGCCGAACAAATTTCACGCGGAAATCGCCGTGGCTGCACTAGAAGCAGGAGTACACGTGTTGTGCGAAAAACCGATGGCTATGACGACCACCGAATGCCAGGCGATGATCGATGCTGCCAACCGCTATGATTCTGTCTTGTCTATAGGCTACCATTTCCGCCATATGCATGAATCCCAAGTGGCTAAAAAAGCAATCATCAACAATGAAATCGGTGATCCTCTAGTGACAAGAGTTCAGGCGATGCGCCGCCGGAAGGTTCCGGGCTGGGGCGTATTTACGAACAAAGAACTGCAAGGCGGAGGCAGCCTGATTGATTTTGGCTGTCACTTGCTCGACTTAGCTCTGTGGCTGCTTGATGATCCGAAGCCGGTCGAAGTTATGGGACGTGCGTATGACCGTTTAAGTAAAACACCGGGGCAGGTGAATGACTGGGGCGAGTTTGACCATGAAACCTTTAACGTTGATGATCATGTCACCGCTTATATCGCTTTCGAAAATGGTCTGTCCATGCAGTTTGAGTGCTCCTGGGCGGCCAACATTAAAGAAGACAATACGACATTAAGCATCTCCGGTGTGGATGGCGGCTTAAGTGTCTTTCCGTTCGAGCTTTACCAGGCGAAGTACGGCGAGCTGTGGGACAGCCAAGTTAAACTGCGCGGCGGAGCCGATGATTTTGGATTAAAGCAGGCGGAAAATTTCGTCGACAGCTGTATGGGCGCGGCCGACTTAGTTGTCGAGCCTGAACAGGCGCTTAAGGTGACTCAGCTTATGGAAGCGATCTATGCCAGCAGTAAGACAGGGACAAGTATCAAGCTATAA
- a CDS encoding sugar phosphate isomerase/epimerase family protein → MKLGVFTVLFSDKSFEDMLDHAKEAGLKAVEIGTGGYPGNAHCNVDELLESEEKRNEYLQKVQDRGLTISAFSCHGNPLSPDQEFAQECHDTFVKTIKLAGLMGVPVVNTFSGTPGGHEEDRTPNWPVTPWPVDYSDVFEWQWKEKLIPYWKEQGELAEKHNVKIGLELHAGFLVHTPYTMLKLREATSKAVGANLDPSHLWWQGIDPVAAIKILGNEDAIHHFHAKDTYIDQENVNMYGLTDMQPYGNVKTRAWTFRSVGYGHGTQEWSNIVSALRTYGYDYVISIEHEDPIMSINEGFSQAVKNLKSVIIEEQPAEMWWA, encoded by the coding sequence ATGAAACTAGGTGTCTTTACCGTATTATTTTCCGATAAATCCTTTGAAGATATGCTCGATCATGCTAAAGAAGCTGGTCTGAAAGCCGTCGAAATCGGTACTGGCGGTTACCCAGGCAACGCTCACTGCAACGTCGATGAGCTGCTTGAAAGTGAAGAAAAAAGAAACGAATACTTGCAAAAGGTTCAGGATCGCGGTTTAACAATCAGCGCCTTCAGCTGCCACGGAAATCCGCTTTCCCCTGATCAGGAATTTGCACAGGAATGCCACGATACGTTTGTGAAAACCATCAAGCTTGCTGGGTTAATGGGCGTACCTGTCGTGAATACCTTCTCCGGAACACCTGGAGGGCATGAAGAGGACCGCACGCCAAACTGGCCGGTGACGCCTTGGCCCGTTGATTACTCTGATGTCTTTGAATGGCAGTGGAAGGAAAAGCTGATTCCTTATTGGAAGGAACAAGGTGAGCTTGCCGAGAAACACAACGTGAAAATCGGTCTTGAGCTGCATGCAGGCTTTCTCGTTCATACCCCATACACGATGCTTAAGCTTCGTGAGGCAACAAGTAAAGCGGTAGGCGCAAACCTTGATCCGAGCCACTTGTGGTGGCAGGGCATTGATCCTGTAGCAGCTATTAAAATCTTAGGGAATGAAGACGCGATTCATCATTTCCATGCTAAAGATACGTACATCGATCAAGAAAACGTCAACATGTACGGTCTTACCGACATGCAGCCTTACGGAAACGTGAAAACCCGTGCCTGGACGTTCCGCTCTGTCGGCTACGGTCATGGTACCCAGGAGTGGTCCAACATCGTAAGTGCCCTTCGTACGTATGGGTATGATTACGTCATCAGCATTGAGCACGAAGATCCGATCATGTCGATCAATGAAGGCTTCAGCCAAGCCGTGAAAAATCTTAAATCTGTCATTATTGAAGAACAGCCTGCAGAGATGTGGTGGGCATAG
- a CDS encoding cell wall-binding repeat-containing protein, with protein sequence MLKVIGRFIAMGMVGALFVSLPIHTKAAEKVTPTDINEMLTDAAVKKGIPPEVAKAVAHKESLWTQWEDAAQTEPFISEDGGIGIMQVTSHICAEGQSSSSCYDREKLENDIEYNINAGLEILNEKWGLAKQGVIPTINDGKRDELESWYFAVMAYNGLKPVNSPVDRDGNRNLTTYQDGVFNRLSDYSLDQDSLTELPFSREDFSYDRNSDENITFNKMDYDVKKPLTKSRQLYEADDQVYIPLTSNLKAHPSDGSGKTVENQLATVLDSKRYYDSSLQSSGRQWVRYKVKTENGDTGYVASSVMKPLSPRLSGTNRIETAVEVAKEGWENGADTVVLARADKFPDALAGAPLAYQLDAPILLTETDRLPEETKQVIEQLGAEKAVLLGGKNGAITEHVRNTLETSMGLDTKRIAGTNRYETARAIADELDSDSDSAIIAYGGNFPDALAAAPYAARHGMPIILTEKDKLNAATKAALNGVKRTVVVGGTGVVSEKVFKELPNPQRKAGTNRYETAAVMSDYANLGHVKGYVVTGEKFADALTGSVLAAKEDAPLLLVNGSSLPEETESFIKGEGISDYVLLGGPGAVNPVKPLAKLSYDLEN encoded by the coding sequence ATGTTAAAGGTTATAGGACGTTTTATTGCTATGGGAATGGTTGGAGCTTTATTTGTCAGTCTGCCTATACATACGAAAGCCGCAGAAAAAGTAACTCCTACAGACATTAATGAGATGTTAACTGATGCAGCAGTAAAAAAAGGAATTCCTCCAGAAGTGGCTAAAGCAGTCGCTCATAAGGAAAGTCTGTGGACACAATGGGAGGACGCGGCACAAACAGAACCATTTATCAGCGAGGATGGCGGTATTGGCATCATGCAGGTGACTAGTCATATATGTGCAGAGGGACAGTCATCCAGTAGTTGTTACGATCGTGAGAAGCTTGAAAATGATATTGAATACAACATAAACGCTGGCCTTGAGATCTTAAACGAAAAATGGGGATTGGCAAAGCAGGGAGTCATTCCTACAATCAATGATGGAAAACGGGATGAATTAGAATCGTGGTATTTCGCTGTAATGGCTTATAACGGCTTAAAGCCTGTAAACAGCCCGGTCGATAGGGATGGTAATCGAAATCTGACCACCTATCAGGATGGTGTTTTTAATAGATTGTCAGATTACAGCCTCGACCAGGATTCTCTGACGGAGCTTCCTTTTAGCAGAGAAGACTTTTCCTATGACCGCAATTCTGACGAAAACATTACATTTAACAAAATGGACTATGATGTCAAAAAACCGCTCACTAAATCGCGTCAGCTCTATGAAGCTGATGATCAAGTCTACATCCCTTTAACAAGCAATTTAAAAGCACATCCCAGCGATGGAAGCGGGAAAACTGTAGAGAATCAATTAGCCACGGTGCTTGACTCCAAAAGGTATTATGATTCTTCTCTTCAATCGTCCGGCCGCCAGTGGGTAAGGTATAAAGTGAAAACCGAGAACGGCGACACGGGCTATGTAGCTTCCAGTGTAATGAAACCGCTCAGTCCGCGTCTTTCTGGAACAAACCGGATCGAAACAGCCGTTGAAGTTGCAAAAGAAGGCTGGGAAAATGGAGCGGATACCGTAGTGCTTGCTAGAGCGGACAAATTCCCGGATGCCTTGGCCGGAGCCCCGCTTGCCTACCAGCTGGACGCACCGATTCTTTTAACGGAGACAGATAGACTTCCAGAAGAAACGAAGCAAGTGATCGAACAGTTAGGTGCTGAGAAAGCCGTTCTTCTCGGCGGGAAAAACGGGGCGATCACTGAGCACGTTCGAAATACACTCGAAACGAGTATGGGGCTTGATACGAAGCGAATCGCCGGAACAAACCGCTATGAAACCGCTCGAGCGATTGCGGACGAATTGGATTCGGACAGTGATTCAGCAATCATCGCTTACGGCGGTAATTTTCCCGATGCACTAGCGGCAGCTCCATATGCTGCACGCCATGGAATGCCGATTATTTTAACAGAAAAAGATAAACTGAATGCGGCTACGAAGGCTGCATTAAATGGGGTCAAACGAACGGTTGTAGTCGGCGGCACAGGGGTAGTCAGTGAAAAGGTATTCAAGGAACTGCCAAATCCACAGCGAAAAGCAGGAACGAACCGCTATGAAACAGCAGCAGTGATGTCCGATTATGCTAACCTTGGCCATGTGAAAGGCTATGTTGTTACAGGAGAAAAATTTGCAGACGCACTGACAGGCTCTGTCCTGGCAGCCAAAGAAGATGCGCCGCTGTTGTTAGTGAACGGATCTTCGCTTCCAGAGGAAACAGAAAGCTTCATTAAAGGAGAAGGAATCTCTGATTATGTCTTGCTGGGCGGTCCTGGAGCTGTCAATCCAGTAAAACCATTAGCGAAACTCAGCTATGACCTTGAAAATTAA
- a CDS encoding YdeI/OmpD-associated family protein codes for MKTDKMNPKVDQFLSKAKNWKEEYEKLRNIILECEVTEEFKWGKPCYTFNKKNVVLIHGFKDYCALLFHKGALLKDPHGMLIQQTENVQAARQLRFTNVENITAVETMIKDYVDEAIEVEKAGLEVEFKKEFEIPEELQNKFDEMPLLKTAFEELTPGRQRAYILHFSQAKQSKTRVSRIEKYTQHILNGKGLND; via the coding sequence ATGAAAACGGATAAAATGAATCCTAAAGTCGACCAATTTCTAAGTAAAGCAAAGAATTGGAAGGAAGAATATGAAAAGCTGAGAAATATTATTCTCGAATGTGAAGTCACTGAAGAATTTAAATGGGGAAAACCTTGTTACACCTTTAATAAGAAAAATGTCGTTTTAATCCACGGATTTAAAGATTATTGCGCACTTTTGTTTCACAAAGGAGCCCTGTTAAAGGACCCTCACGGAATGCTTATTCAACAAACGGAAAATGTCCAGGCAGCGCGTCAGCTAAGATTCACTAACGTGGAGAACATTACGGCTGTCGAAACGATGATCAAAGACTATGTAGATGAAGCCATTGAAGTAGAAAAAGCCGGTTTGGAAGTGGAATTTAAAAAGGAATTTGAAATTCCTGAGGAACTTCAAAATAAGTTTGATGAAATGCCTCTTTTGAAAACAGCGTTTGAAGAACTAACCCCTGGCCGGCAGCGAGCCTATATTCTTCACTTTTCTCAAGCCAAACAATCCAAAACCCGGGTGTCGAGGATTGAAAAATATACACAGCATATTCTTAACGGCAAGGGATTAAATGATTAA
- a CDS encoding transcription initiation factor TFIIIB: MNNSTEVINCPKCGSRELGKGKHSGYAVMVPSEKALSLGSDIEYILCTDCGLIIESYVKKPEKFK, from the coding sequence ATGAACAATTCTACGGAAGTAATAAATTGTCCGAAGTGCGGAAGCAGAGAATTGGGAAAAGGGAAGCATTCAGGATATGCGGTTATGGTTCCTTCAGAAAAGGCGCTTAGCTTAGGTTCTGATATTGAGTACATTCTTTGTACGGATTGTGGATTGATTATTGAGAGCTATGTGAAAAAACCTGAGAAATTTAAGTGA
- a CDS encoding DoxX-like family protein, producing MKRKPIYVEIPIEAEMDDLWSFSQDPDLHQQWDLRFSSITYLPKTHESDPQEFEYKTNIGFGLKVEGWGRSVGSYHSKDGSRTSALHFGSDQSMSLITEGKGYWKYVENNHSSLTFLTQYDYKTRFGKFGEWLDFCLFRPLIGWATAVSFDVLKRWLEKGETPASQYIRFSIYWLLTYVFAFVWLYHGLVPKLLNLHPEEINMAKSLLSFHFIQPSTVVVILGIIEIIFGLLWLFTSKRKRLFMFQIIIFPVLTVSAVLGDSSTLIHPFSPLTFNLCLFILSLIGLMITPDIPTAESCKRRR from the coding sequence ATGAAAAGGAAACCAATATATGTAGAGATACCTATTGAAGCTGAAATGGATGACCTTTGGAGCTTCTCTCAAGATCCCGATTTGCATCAACAATGGGATTTGCGATTTTCCTCGATTACCTATCTGCCGAAGACTCATGAAAGCGACCCTCAGGAATTTGAGTATAAAACAAATATCGGCTTTGGTCTTAAGGTAGAGGGATGGGGAAGAAGCGTTGGTAGTTATCATAGTAAGGATGGCTCCAGAACATCTGCCTTACATTTTGGCAGTGATCAATCAATGTCGCTGATTACAGAAGGGAAAGGGTATTGGAAATATGTCGAAAACAACCATTCTTCCTTAACCTTTCTGACACAATATGATTACAAGACACGATTTGGTAAATTTGGAGAGTGGCTCGACTTTTGCTTGTTTCGTCCGTTGATCGGATGGGCAACAGCGGTGAGTTTTGATGTGTTAAAACGCTGGCTTGAGAAAGGGGAAACTCCTGCTTCCCAATACATAAGATTTTCAATCTACTGGCTGCTCACCTATGTTTTTGCTTTTGTCTGGCTGTACCATGGCCTTGTACCGAAACTCTTAAACTTGCACCCCGAAGAAATAAATATGGCCAAAAGCCTGCTTTCTTTTCATTTTATCCAGCCATCTACAGTTGTAGTGATTCTCGGAATAATAGAGATCATTTTTGGATTGTTATGGCTCTTTACCAGTAAGCGTAAGCGGCTGTTTATGTTCCAAATCATTATTTTCCCTGTTTTAACAGTGTCGGCTGTTCTTGGAGACTCAAGTACATTAATTCATCCCTTTAGTCCACTTACTTTTAATCTATGTTTATTCATTCTTTCTTTGATAGGATTAATGATTACTCCTGACATCCCGACGGCTGAATCTTGTAAAAGGAGGAGGTAA
- a CDS encoding DUF4166 domain-containing protein, whose product MSIYKRVLGKEFYHLHPMLQHKYELLSSGTFSGSGVMKKIKGGPKWLYPMFYLGAKWKLLFPESGENIPFTITNTSRCGENGERQVHWERIFYFKGKRRYFNALMSFDQSQNVIKDYLGEPPLFYSDLVLKIDEENRSLRIESKGQRLVFGKREISLPRFLQGLAVINESYSEEKGVFQITVGVKNPLVGWVFYYEGEFKQDELDEN is encoded by the coding sequence ATGTCGATCTATAAACGTGTATTAGGCAAGGAATTTTATCACTTACATCCTATGCTTCAACACAAGTATGAATTGTTATCCAGCGGTACTTTTTCCGGCTCCGGAGTGATGAAAAAAATAAAGGGTGGACCAAAGTGGTTGTATCCAATGTTCTACTTGGGAGCTAAGTGGAAGCTTTTATTCCCTGAGAGCGGAGAGAATATTCCATTTACGATAACAAACACATCTAGATGTGGAGAGAATGGTGAGAGACAAGTTCACTGGGAACGGATCTTTTATTTTAAAGGGAAACGACGGTATTTTAATGCTTTAATGAGTTTTGACCAATCGCAAAATGTAATTAAAGATTATTTAGGTGAACCTCCCCTTTTTTATTCAGATCTCGTCTTAAAAATAGATGAAGAAAATAGAAGCTTGAGAATTGAATCAAAAGGGCAGCGACTCGTTTTCGGAAAACGGGAAATTTCTCTCCCCCGGTTCCTGCAGGGATTAGCTGTAATAAATGAAAGCTACTCCGAAGAAAAAGGTGTTTTTCAAATAACTGTAGGAGTGAAAAATCCACTTGTCGGTTGGGTTTTTTATTACGAAGGCGAGTTTAAACAAGATGAGTTAGATGAGAATTAA